The Capsicum annuum cultivar UCD-10X-F1 chromosome 3, UCD10Xv1.1, whole genome shotgun sequence genomic sequence AAATTTTCGGTAACGGCTTCTTGCTTCGTCACAGGTTTTATTCAATTAtgtaatattattttgttatttttattacgAATTAGTATGAATAAAAATTGTTCAAGTGATCTTATATATTATTCGACATGTGAAGTGGATTGATTAAGTGAACTCCGTTATTATATGTTATACTATTAAGTTACTGAATATTTTATGATATACGCTGTTTACACATCACATACTACacagatttatacatatactATATATTCAGACACATattaattttatgtttcaatGAACTCATAGGCAGACACCAACATCTTACAGTAAATAGAAAAATACGCACACACAATGAATGATCAGAGGATGGAAACGAGTAAAAATTAGacagaaattgaagaagaaaaaccaagagtaaaatcagtgaataagaaaaaatgataGTTCCTAAATTTTCCGGCGAAAAACTCACCGGAAAACACTCCAAATGAGATCTGCCGCTGTCGCCCCTCTTCCTTTCTCGCAACCTCATCGGAGAACTAGCCTCACTGCTGCACCGCCACCATCCCTCTCACCTCGCCGGTGGAGAACCACCAAAAAATAACCCCAACCCGCCAACAACTCTTCATGCATCGTTGCTTCATCCAAGGCAGCAAAATTATCGCCGGCCGCGCGAAACTGTCTCAAATATTATTGGATCCGGACATCGCTGATGAACGTCCATCTCCGTTAGAAAAGAATACTACTCGTTCCTTTAGTTCTCAAaaacaaaaagttgaaaaaagttttatacatatgtttattttaaagataatatatatttaactttAGTCAAATAAAATTACTAATAATTTAATCCCAATCTTCCTTTTTGATGACCGTAATAATATTAATGTCACGTTATTTAAtacaatttattattaaaatattaattttaaatagtttttaagGAATTTGTCTTTTGCTTTCATTAAAAATTATCTTAATCTTTGTCATTATCAACTTGTAATTAAATATGACATTAGTTtgaattcttattattttaataattgtattttattaagatttatatatcATTGTTTGTTTTCTATATTAATTGTGTCCAAATTAAATTACTGGGATTTTTATGTCtaatttgttttataaaaatataatttaggttaaaataaatttaaggagATTAAAACTTTTGaggtaatattaaatttagtatAATGTATAtagatttgtttattttattatttcataatttatttaataaaatttgacaactatttattaaattaattaatttttatttatttatttatttattttatttatttatttattttatttattaagaataaatagtgcttcaaataaataaaaaattattttgagtttataAAAGACAATTTAATACTTTTAACGTTAGATAGATTcttacattttaaaatatttgtctcaattaagaatgcggcatacgcatcttttcgagtcattttaaaatttcaaggatgcaataattcaccttgaaaaatatttttctaaaattaactttcatcgatttaatataaaatatatagacaaTTTTCGGTATAATTAAAAATGAGcgattttaggccttaacataatttatcaaaataatttaagtcaagataagtcaataaaagcgaccgtgctagaaccacgggactcgagggatgcctcacaccttccctccgtcaacagaatttcttatcaggtcttctgttttcgcagaccaataaAAGAGTCATATctttttgattagggattcaaaaagatgacttggaacaccataactcaattccaagtggcgactctgtaaataaaataatcccttttcaaaatcatcattttaattgaaaaaatccttcgacTCGAATCCTccgagcgaaaaaggggtgtgacacacaTAATAAGTTTAACGCTACAATATTAAAGAACATTGGTTTAATTTTTTCGTGTATATAGTTAGTGATTAGGGCacaaattctaattttaaaatttgaacttttttttacGACTTTACCACTATAATATAGTCAGAGGACAATGTAATTTTTCAACTAAACGGATTCAATTGAAGTACAAAAAAAGTTGCATGTACTTGAAAAAAGTACGTACCCAAAGCCAACCGTAGGACGAAAATAATAAGGAACATTAGAGAGAGTGGTTTCATCAACGTTAAAGACCCAAAGGTCCTTGCCATCTTTTGAAACGTTAAGGGTCTTGGCATACTTGATAGCAGCATCAACCACGGCGTTACAATAGTCCCGGTATTGTTGGCCAGTCATGTACTTACTCACGTAGCATTTGCACTGAGGGGGTACAGTGTCCCAGTCACGGATATTGTTGGTCTCAACCAACAGATGCCAACACAAGTAGTTGACTTGATTGGGAGCAGCAGCAACATCCGATGATGTTGCTTCTGCTCCTATGGCTataaggaggaggaggaggagaatcATGACcttcatgttgttgatattttgtTACTCAATTTTGGCTTATTTAGCAATGTAGTATATAACTTTGATGTGTTTTTGGTCCTTTATATAGACTATAGATGTTGAACTTACCTCTTATCATTTCATGATGATAAGCCAGTGGATTACGATAGAACTTCCACTGTGCAATTCATTTTTACTAGTCCAGTATGACTTGGGTATCCATTTTAAGGAGCAATAAAAAGCTTTACTATATTACACTTTGaaatttgaatataattaattcaattctTTGAAAAATGCATTCGAAAATGATTATAATTAACAATAAAGGTAAATTAGAATTTAAGtgataaattatctcttgattttctATACTAAGCAAATAAAagtagaaatttattttattactagCCTCGCGGCACGTTGTCACACCCCCCTTTTCAACTCcgaaaagattcattttaagtttgaaaaggatttttattagtaaagtgacaaaaagtgaaaatttgtttcgaaaaggactttacatttaaactcagagtcgccacttggcataatccggtgtgccaagtcacctttgaaaattcttttcaaaacggttttgactctataacTTATCCGCAAATAGAGATTCTaactaagaaattctattgaccgaggggaaggtgttaggcacccctcgatcccgtagttcgaccacgatcgcttgatggagtgtatcggctaatttgacattacaaatgtataaaccacacaaaaaaacacataaaacaaccaaacatacaaaaacaaaacaaatccaaaatttagtgttcagtccaattatacagtccaaaataaaaaaaatgcgaaaatgtaaatcctattctaaactaatcctacaCTAATGCTCTACctgacgcctcgggccttcatcgcgaacgtcctccgagtacaagatgcctcggggcattccccagtgaataagtacataaaacctcggggcattcctcggccaattgactaaatttaatccaaaaaaaaatcataaaatcgaGCCATTCAACAtacattttcaacattcaacattCCAcgagttctaaatttgcctacccaaacctactatttgcctatccatttcaacatgtCATAATTCTATCGCTTTCCAGCAATATTCATGCTTATTTAAACGaaataacaataaaccaaaaaaaatttaaattcgccttttttatcaatttctcaatttccaCTCCCCAAATCTATTTTTAACCGCATGATTAAACCAATTCTATACGCAATTCATCAATCAAGCTTTCACCTCCAAATCCAACATTAAACAAACAACCGAAAAGTCAAGCATGCCAAACACACCAATCACTCATAATTGTGTAAAAATTAAAAGGGaaagaagatagaattggacctcaatgccgctttcaaaattgatgtattattttGGTTGACTTATGAAGAAAGATGAAATCCGTTCCACGAACCTCGGAGAATACCAACGAACTTTCGAAATTCCGAATCAATGAATAAAATAGTCTAAAAATGTGATAACCTCAATTGTAATTCGAACAAAAATTGATTTACAAACGGAAACGACGAACAACCAAGACCGACCACTGAAGTGTAACCCAAACAGGACAAATCCACGAAGAACAATGGATATCAAAAACCAGAATTTTTAGCAAAAGAAACCGTAGGAAACAACATAACCGGAGCTCCGACGAGATTTGACGCCGGCAAAACTGATCGGATTTCGGGCGACCAATGTCTCCCGGCGAGATCTCCCCcctaagattaaaaaaaatcagaTGGATTTAGGGAGtcatttttcttatgtttttgctGATTACGCTGGTTATGCCGGTGTGCAATATGTTGAATGAGGAACAAAAAATGGTGCCCTTTCCTCCCCTCTGCGTCGATcgtgaaaaagcaaaaaaaaaagaaaatggttCCCCCTTTTACTCCCTCCTCTCCCTTGTGTTCGTTCTCAATCTCACTGTGTATGTATGTGAATGATGTAATGTAGTGAGTGTGTGTCTTGTGTGTTTTAATGGAATTTTCCAGTGGAGTCTCGAATTGGAGAAGATGAGATGATGATGGAGGCTCTCGTATATGTTTAGTGTGTTGCTAATTGTCTCTCTTCTTTTGTGATCCTTTTTCTGTGTGTATCCTCTCTTTTCAAAGAATGGTGAGGTCCCCCCTTTTTAATGTTTATCCCTTTTTTTGCCTTTGTGGATAAGAAATATGAGGGGAGGTCACGTAGGTATGAGGTGTTGAGGGGTAGGGGTATGGGTAATGTGTCGTCTTTTAATtgaaagggttgttaggatgttaaaaggaataaaagtttgttagggattttgttgagagttatttttttatatttttgtgggatgtaattacatgggtgagggtacacggtaggataaggtaaaaatgggtaaaacgatatcgggagggacgaaattacgtgtctacattatgccccctttgaatgtaaacacacagtgttttcatacaaagaagtaaaCAACGAGATTGAATTTTGTCTTgatcattattcaaagagaggagtaaaagaaagaaggacaatcgAATCCTGCCGGACACCCTACCTACCCAAGTCATGAGGAAGTCAAGTGACAGGtgtttcaaatgattcaaaagagatggactataccgagttggagagtcgagtgaggttccatcgaggtttcattccgcggctctgtcattacatctaAATGAagattacaagttaaaacataaatgaaattacaaaaatcctatctatgcagcctTCCTTGACTCCTGACTCtagttttatcaccctattcttcatgtgggctcctgacttgcaatttctttcatcttgttgcttggttttccattgcTTCACTTCGTTACATCGGCTCTCATTTATTTGCCCTGCTCTTCAGGCGGGCTGCTGGCTTGTCatttttgtctttcaatttcatcaccctgttcttcaagcgagttcctgacttgcaatttcttcaatttcccatttcatcactttattcttCAGACGGGTtcctaaaatccaaataaaactagaacaaaaattattcaaaacaaaaattatgataaagaaagatttcgtTTTTTGAAAGTAATgacccattcttcaggagggtcctgaacaaaagtaaattctcatttttcatgagggccctgaacagaaagtaaattcccatttttcaggagggtcctggacataaagtaaaattccatttttcaggagggtcctaaacttgaagtaaatttccaattttcaggagggtcctgaattgaaagtaaaatcccatttttcaggagggtcttgaatataaagtaaaatcccatttttcaggaggatcctgaacagaaagtaaagtctcatttttcaggagggtcctaaacaaaaagtaaaatcccatttttcaggcgggtcctgaatataaagtaaaattccatttttcaggaggatcctgaacagaaagtaaagtcccatttttcaggagggtcctgaacagaaagtaaaatcccattttttaggcggttcctgaacagaaagtaaaatcccatttttcaggaggatcctaaacagaaagtaaaattccatttttcaggagggtcctgaacaaaagtaaaatcccatttttcaggagggtcctgaacagaaagtaaattctcatttttcaagagggtcctgaacagaaagtaaaatccccatGGATGTGTTTTTCCAATGGTAGCTAAATTAAGTGAAAtgaatttgcccctgtttcaacaaagaaaacttGTCAGTTAAagacttagtggtggcttgcagcacttggcttcTCAGGCATCTGTTCCAACCGTTGTTCCTTTCACCTTTGTTTCATATCATTGGCTTTTGCCCTTGTCTTGTCGTGTCATTGACCCGGATTGAGGGAAATAAGTTCTGACTCAAATAATGAATTTCCATTTTAACATGCCTCTGAGATGCACCGTTTTTCAAATCTGAATACTTCCACGAACCCAGCaacctgtcggttgatagacttcctttgctttgtGTTAAATTACTGTCATATTTTTTCATGTGCTGGTCCtcggcttttcctcatataattggaaagactaatagcaagttttgaaatcctttctcgcttgttttgacacagacttgactcaaaatgtaaagaaatgatggtgactttatttttataaatgacataaaaagacaaaaatatgaatatgtaaatgaaagaaaaggataatgtcccttattcaaaaagaaaacttatctgaatacggcaaccaactccaatgagtatgacatacattttggattaagctgcctaatcttcctatccaaacttcccttttgtttttgagtttatgcctttgccgctgagccgcttcttcaaacccattggactcatatatctcattcaattgaAGCCATCTTAAAAGACTtccgccaacaaatctctttcttttttagttttctcttgaactcgccatcgccttatggtgcccgtggggtttttcaccaataagactctcatttttatttctctcaactttccatcgccttatggtgcccatgagggttttcaccagtaagactctctcatttttatttctctcaactccccATCGCCTTTGGTgcccgcgagggttttcaccaataagactctcttatttttatttctttcatgatttcttatgctgcggaagacaagtagtactccacaatgtatcatcatatccattgcatgcttagccttaacattatcaaaaattgatctgaaggactttctttggttgtaacttggcttttggatagagTTATAAAAAGGAGGGCAAGAGgctcaaatgacacttgaagtggtggtgggacttacaacttttagaatagactcaaacaacacattaactcatgcctcagtttttgttgactgggtcactctaaaatctttatttggttggactgagccctgaatagggcagcctacgtatctcactctcaagagaggagaatcaggtcgcgcGTAGTtccatcaacttgttctttgttttgatttgatttatttttcctttttctttttttatttttgaactccttttattcttatttccctaacatttatctttgactctattttgattccaaaagagggatatgaaagtgtaataccccaaaaaatccaaaccaatattagagccatgtaccaagctcatgcatagtaaatcatggttcttttataattttatgagtaatttagatgtatattaaggtttcaaataactcccagctatcagacgaatcaaaacatttcttaccgattgaattcttgagaaggatattggtatagtcaacttcaaacgaccatatcTCTCAtcatacttggaatttttgagttcatgacctatcaacagatagataattgaattatatttccaactataccaatttttcttaaatccgatatcggagcaaagagttatccccattttattccagcatgtcaagctggaaaacagtgacgacgtttctgacgggcgatcacgtttctgacgacctttttgacgacgtcgacacattctgatgacatttttgatgacatCATCAGCCCTGGgcataaaatcaagaatttggaccacttttgtgatgaccattcatgacggcctatcacggacctgacggcctatcacagatggcgtcaagtatatttttccagcaattgagggacattttagtaagggtattttggtctttttcctttacttcccacaacttataaccctaaaggagcgtattatcttccattctctttagttaaacatcttaaaaagctctctcatacactctcaaccacaagattagggtttcctcttaagatcaaaactctcaagaacaagccctagggttttcatagaatagtctatttcaaggaaatttcgccgttaatcttcacaaattcttaatctaaggtatgcatagtgttcatccatgggtccctttcatccatggagctcaagaatcatgttttaaattataaattgtgatttccttgttgNNNNNNNNNNNNNNNNNNNNNNNNNNNNNNNNNNNNNNNNNNNNNNNNNNNNNNNNNNNNNNNNNNNNNNNNNNNNNNNNNNNNNNNNNNNNNNNNNNNNtagtgtgattttctagaaaacccatttcACAATCAAttgaaaatccattattcctcaatctaaaaacattgttaatttttattttgttactttgttcttcttcttcttcactcaGTTCATCGAAAGTTgtacggtttgttgttgctgagaattgagataagaacacaaaagccATAGTTTTGGTCGTTAGGTAACATCCTTAATCTTTCATTTCGCTTAACAAAAttgttactttgctcttcttcttcttcattgttttaatatattattagtaattttttttttgtagtggattTTTGATTTACTGacgagagtgttaatgaaaattggattttggtagaacaatcTGTAaagtactttgagaggtatggagagataatagacttggtgattatgaaagataggcatacaggtagacccagagGGTCTGGGTTCATCACTTATGTAGATCCAACcattgtagacactgttatagccaaaaactatattatcaatgacaaacttgtagacactgttatagcccaaaaccatattatcaatgacaaacaactgagtagtttagcttctgcttttatgtacatcctcctttcatgttcaattgatgttgaattggagttgtgagatattataaaaccaTATAgacactttagttagtcatgtttTAGGTAGAGAAAGTTCAAAGTGTTATTTCTAAGCGGTACGCAGATTAGTGTAATGATGGGTGGACAGATTAATAGTTGTGCAATGCCTCAGGCTAACAATCAAGGAAATTAGGTATATTGTCCTTCGGCTACTGCTACTACACCAATTGTGATGGTTCAATAGGTTGATTCTCCATAATCACTTCCAACGGAGACGTGAGCTTCGCAATCTCAAAACCATCAGAAGCATGGCTCGACAGACAAAAAACAGgttagttttagtattttccGACTCCAAATTGTTTTACAGTTCAACTTTCATATAATGATTCAGCTAAAATATAAGAAATGATGATCAAAACCACACCTGAACTATCAGTTTTCTGAATTTTACATCCCAACTATTGATTGTTCCATTTTCCTAGGTAACTTGAACTGTCACCAATTGTCCAGGGTATAGTTGGCGTAATCAACTTCGAGTTATGTTTAACCATTTAAACGATAAATGGTGATAATTCAAGTAGGAAAAATGAATAGTTGATAGTTTAGTGTTGAACTCTCATAAAAGTGATAGTTCAGTGTTTTGACCATAACTCAAAATATAACTAACAGTAGCCCGTAAACAAAATTGAATTACTCACCATTTATAAATAAGGCATGTTACGTTCTACAACATGTAAAAGTTCTTTACGAAATTgattcaagagaaaattccccaTCATAGGTAACACTTCTTTCCAAAAATCAGCACGAGAGACTTCACCTAATATGTCGTGtatatgaaattattttcctAATGGTTATTGTAATcaattgtttaatatttataaaGATTGCCAAAGGTACTTTAGTTAACGTCATCATAAATTGTGATCTATTCTCATTTTGTAATTTCAGTATGATTTAGtggattattgaaaattttgtttaTAAGCAGATTGAAGCAAAAAATCATCTCCCACAACTTGAATCAAGAGATGAAATTTCAATTGCCGTGGAAGACATTGGACCATCTCATGTCTGGAACATGAAATATAGGTATGCCGACTCAAAATAATTTTCCATGATCAAAGCTAATGTTTATTGCATTGTTTGATTCAATTGTTTACCATCTATTTATAGTCATCTTGCTTTTACAGTTATTggtttttgcattttctttttaGGTATTGGCCAAATAACAAAAGCAGGATGTACCTTCTTGAGAACACAGGTGTGGACATGATTAACCCGGCTCTTGCTTTGCACAATTCATTATGACATATTAAGCAAGTTTGAGTGATTTTTTTCCCAATTATTGAAGGTGATTTTGTTCTAGATAATGGACTTCAAGAAGGCAATTTCATTGTAATATATGCTGACATAAAGTGTGGAAAATATGTAAGTCCGTATTCATGTTATACTGCTTTagttttgttatcagttttaagcatg encodes the following:
- the LOC107864716 gene encoding acid phosphatase 1-like; this translates as MKVMILLLLLLIAIGAEATSSDVAAAPNQVNYLCWHLLVETNNIRDWDTVPPQCKCYVSKYMTGQQYRDYCNAVVDAAIKYAKTLNVSKDGKDLWVFNVDETTLSNVPYYFRPTFRAAGDNFAALDEATMHEELLAGWGYFLVVLHRRGERDGGGAAVRLVLR